In one Alnus glutinosa chromosome 14, dhAlnGlut1.1, whole genome shotgun sequence genomic region, the following are encoded:
- the LOC133857457 gene encoding protein kinase STUNTED isoform X1 has product MRWTGDRTAGELSDDGGGGGRTVVVGVKFDSQSRELLTWALVKVAQPGDCVIALHVIDCVCEGTASLLSLVKTFDSVLSVYDGFCSLKQVDLRLKVCRGSKVQKILVREAKLYGEATVIVGASKAHKRIGSSASFAKYCARKLSKYFGVFAVNNGKVVFQRAATSTNAHQLRGRVTLEKPGLGLTKQNCLSCSADVGNCETQFTEELPVDGGEDNSLALVPYQSLEADTNSSSVVIQESPELKSGWSILRWAFLAKRPYVEKSLKRTSVFQWVLRLPNWQSSAVVYPDQKKSNCDQEDDNCSSLDEDSSAIVPFGSATVCPLSPCSGLGNLLPKELLGLREKYSSSCMYFSYQELLLATSNFMPENMVGKGGSSHVYKGCLPDGKELAVKILKPSQDVLKEFVQEIEIITTLHHKNIISLVGFCFEDNNLILVYDFLSRGSLEENLHGNKKDGKGFGWQERYNVAMGVAEALDFLHNSCAEPVIHRDVKSSNILLSGDFEPQLSDFGLASWASTSSNTTCTDVAGTFGYLAPEYFMHGKVSDKIDVYAFGVVLLELLSGRKPIISECPKGQESLVMWAKPILNGGKVFQLLDPSLGSNYDDDQIERMVLAATLCIRREPRLRPQISLILKVLQGDEEVTRWAKQLVRTSEEVDALDGEAFYTNIKSHLNVALLELEDDSVCISSSEKSVLLEDYLFKL; this is encoded by the exons ATGAGGTGGACCGGAGACCGTACGGCCGGAGAATTATCAGACGATGGCGGTGGTGGTGGGCGCACGGTGGTGGTGGGAGTGAAGTTCGACTCTCAGAGCCGGGAATTGCTGACCTGGGCGCTGGTCAAGGTGGCCCAGCCCGGTGACTGTGTCATTGCCCTTCACGTCATCGACTGCGTCTGTG AAGGCACAGCGTCGCTTCTCTCGCTGGTGAAGACATTTGATTCTGTGCTCTCTGTATACGATGGCTTCTGCAGCTTGAAGCAG GTTGATCTGAGGCTGAAGGTCTGTAGAGGCTCAAAGGTCCAGAAAATTCTAGTCCGAGAGGCGAAATTGTACGGTGAAGCTACGGTGATTGTGGGAGCTTCCAAAGCCCATAAAAGAATCGGGTCGTCGGCCTCGTTCGCCAAGTACTGCGCCAGAAAGTTGTCCAAATATTTCGGCGTTTTCGCCGTTAACAATGGCAAAGTTGTGTTCCAGAGAGCGGCGACTTCTACAAACGCCCATCAATTGCGAG GAAGAGTGACTTTGGAAAAACCTGGCTTGGGTTTGACGAAGCAGAATTGCTTGAGTTGTTCAGCGGATGTGGGTAATTGTGAAACCCAATTTACGGAAGAGTTGCCCGTGGATGGTGGCGAGGACAATTCGTTGGCTTTggtaccataccaatcattggAGGCTGATACAAATTCTAGCTCCGTTGTGATTCAAGAATCACCAGAGTTGAAATCTGGGTGGTCAATTCTTCGCTGGGCGTTTCTAGCCAAACGGCCATATGTGGAGAAATCATTGAAAAGGACATCTGTGTTTCAGTGGGTATTGAGATTACCAAACTGGCAGTCATCGGCTGTGGTCTATCCTGATCAGAAGAAGAGTAATTGTGATCAGGAAGATGATAATTGTTCCTCTCTTGATGAAGACAGCAGTGCAATTGTGCCATTTGGATCTGCTACTGTGTGTCCTCTTTCCCCTTGCAGCGGCTTGGGTAACCTCCTTCCTAAAGAGTTGTTGGGTTTACGTGAGAAATACTCCTCCAGCTGTATGTATTTTAGCTACCAGGAACTCTTGTTGGCAACCTCTAATTTCATGCCCG AAAATATGGTTGGTAAGGGTGGTAGTAGTCATGTTTACAAAGGGTGTCTTCCAGATGGCAAGGAATTGGCGGTCAAAATTTTGAAGCCATCTCAAGATGTTCTAAAAGAGTTCGTTCAGGAAATTGAGATCATTACAACTTTACATCACAAGAACATAATCTCTCTAGTTGGGTTCTGTTTTGAGGACAACAATTTGATATTGGTCTACGATTTTCTTTCAAGAGGAAGCCTAGAAGAGAATCTTCATG GTAATAAGAAGGATGGGAAAGGATTTGGTTGGCAGGAGAGATATAATGTAGCTATGGGTGTAGCTGAGGCATTGGACTTTTTACACAACAGCTGTGCAGAACCTGTGATCCACAGGGATGTAAAATCTTCGAACATCCTCCTTTCTGGTGATTTTGAGCCACAG CTCTCAGATTTTGGACTTGCTAGCTGGGCATCGACTTCATCCAATACGACCTGCACCGATGTTGCCGGAACCTTTGG TTACTTGGCTCCAGAATACTTCATGCATGGCAAAGTGAGTGACAAAATTGATGTCTATGCATTTGGTGTGGTACTTCTTGAGCTTCTTTCAGGTAGGAAGCCAATTATCAGTGAATGTCCAAAGGGCCAGGAGAGCCTAGTAATGTGG GCAAAGCCAATTTTGAACGGTGGAAAGGTTTTCCAGTTGCTAGATCCAAGCTTGGGCAGCAACTATGACGATGATCAGATTGAGAGGATGGTTTTGGCTGCCACCCTTTGCATTAGACGTGAACCTAGATTACGGCCTCAAATCAGCCTT ATTTTGAAGGTTCTCCAAGGAGATGAGGAAGTGACAAGGTGGGCAAAGCAACTAGTCCGTACATCAGAAGAAGTTGATGCCTTGGATGGGGAAGCATTTTATACTAACATCAAATCCCATCTTAATGTGGCATTGCTGGAATTGGAGGATGATTCGGTTTGTATCAGTAGCAGTGAGAAAAGTGTGTTGTTGGAGGACTATCTCTTCAAGCTTTGA
- the LOC133857457 gene encoding protein kinase STUNTED isoform X2: protein MRWTGDRTAGELSDDGGGGGRTVVVGVKFDSQSRELLTWALVKVAQPGDCVIALHVIDCVCGTASLLSLVKTFDSVLSVYDGFCSLKQVDLRLKVCRGSKVQKILVREAKLYGEATVIVGASKAHKRIGSSASFAKYCARKLSKYFGVFAVNNGKVVFQRAATSTNAHQLRGRVTLEKPGLGLTKQNCLSCSADVGNCETQFTEELPVDGGEDNSLALVPYQSLEADTNSSSVVIQESPELKSGWSILRWAFLAKRPYVEKSLKRTSVFQWVLRLPNWQSSAVVYPDQKKSNCDQEDDNCSSLDEDSSAIVPFGSATVCPLSPCSGLGNLLPKELLGLREKYSSSCMYFSYQELLLATSNFMPENMVGKGGSSHVYKGCLPDGKELAVKILKPSQDVLKEFVQEIEIITTLHHKNIISLVGFCFEDNNLILVYDFLSRGSLEENLHGNKKDGKGFGWQERYNVAMGVAEALDFLHNSCAEPVIHRDVKSSNILLSGDFEPQLSDFGLASWASTSSNTTCTDVAGTFGYLAPEYFMHGKVSDKIDVYAFGVVLLELLSGRKPIISECPKGQESLVMWAKPILNGGKVFQLLDPSLGSNYDDDQIERMVLAATLCIRREPRLRPQISLILKVLQGDEEVTRWAKQLVRTSEEVDALDGEAFYTNIKSHLNVALLELEDDSVCISSSEKSVLLEDYLFKL from the exons ATGAGGTGGACCGGAGACCGTACGGCCGGAGAATTATCAGACGATGGCGGTGGTGGTGGGCGCACGGTGGTGGTGGGAGTGAAGTTCGACTCTCAGAGCCGGGAATTGCTGACCTGGGCGCTGGTCAAGGTGGCCCAGCCCGGTGACTGTGTCATTGCCCTTCACGTCATCGACTGCGTCTGTG GCACAGCGTCGCTTCTCTCGCTGGTGAAGACATTTGATTCTGTGCTCTCTGTATACGATGGCTTCTGCAGCTTGAAGCAG GTTGATCTGAGGCTGAAGGTCTGTAGAGGCTCAAAGGTCCAGAAAATTCTAGTCCGAGAGGCGAAATTGTACGGTGAAGCTACGGTGATTGTGGGAGCTTCCAAAGCCCATAAAAGAATCGGGTCGTCGGCCTCGTTCGCCAAGTACTGCGCCAGAAAGTTGTCCAAATATTTCGGCGTTTTCGCCGTTAACAATGGCAAAGTTGTGTTCCAGAGAGCGGCGACTTCTACAAACGCCCATCAATTGCGAG GAAGAGTGACTTTGGAAAAACCTGGCTTGGGTTTGACGAAGCAGAATTGCTTGAGTTGTTCAGCGGATGTGGGTAATTGTGAAACCCAATTTACGGAAGAGTTGCCCGTGGATGGTGGCGAGGACAATTCGTTGGCTTTggtaccataccaatcattggAGGCTGATACAAATTCTAGCTCCGTTGTGATTCAAGAATCACCAGAGTTGAAATCTGGGTGGTCAATTCTTCGCTGGGCGTTTCTAGCCAAACGGCCATATGTGGAGAAATCATTGAAAAGGACATCTGTGTTTCAGTGGGTATTGAGATTACCAAACTGGCAGTCATCGGCTGTGGTCTATCCTGATCAGAAGAAGAGTAATTGTGATCAGGAAGATGATAATTGTTCCTCTCTTGATGAAGACAGCAGTGCAATTGTGCCATTTGGATCTGCTACTGTGTGTCCTCTTTCCCCTTGCAGCGGCTTGGGTAACCTCCTTCCTAAAGAGTTGTTGGGTTTACGTGAGAAATACTCCTCCAGCTGTATGTATTTTAGCTACCAGGAACTCTTGTTGGCAACCTCTAATTTCATGCCCG AAAATATGGTTGGTAAGGGTGGTAGTAGTCATGTTTACAAAGGGTGTCTTCCAGATGGCAAGGAATTGGCGGTCAAAATTTTGAAGCCATCTCAAGATGTTCTAAAAGAGTTCGTTCAGGAAATTGAGATCATTACAACTTTACATCACAAGAACATAATCTCTCTAGTTGGGTTCTGTTTTGAGGACAACAATTTGATATTGGTCTACGATTTTCTTTCAAGAGGAAGCCTAGAAGAGAATCTTCATG GTAATAAGAAGGATGGGAAAGGATTTGGTTGGCAGGAGAGATATAATGTAGCTATGGGTGTAGCTGAGGCATTGGACTTTTTACACAACAGCTGTGCAGAACCTGTGATCCACAGGGATGTAAAATCTTCGAACATCCTCCTTTCTGGTGATTTTGAGCCACAG CTCTCAGATTTTGGACTTGCTAGCTGGGCATCGACTTCATCCAATACGACCTGCACCGATGTTGCCGGAACCTTTGG TTACTTGGCTCCAGAATACTTCATGCATGGCAAAGTGAGTGACAAAATTGATGTCTATGCATTTGGTGTGGTACTTCTTGAGCTTCTTTCAGGTAGGAAGCCAATTATCAGTGAATGTCCAAAGGGCCAGGAGAGCCTAGTAATGTGG GCAAAGCCAATTTTGAACGGTGGAAAGGTTTTCCAGTTGCTAGATCCAAGCTTGGGCAGCAACTATGACGATGATCAGATTGAGAGGATGGTTTTGGCTGCCACCCTTTGCATTAGACGTGAACCTAGATTACGGCCTCAAATCAGCCTT ATTTTGAAGGTTCTCCAAGGAGATGAGGAAGTGACAAGGTGGGCAAAGCAACTAGTCCGTACATCAGAAGAAGTTGATGCCTTGGATGGGGAAGCATTTTATACTAACATCAAATCCCATCTTAATGTGGCATTGCTGGAATTGGAGGATGATTCGGTTTGTATCAGTAGCAGTGAGAAAAGTGTGTTGTTGGAGGACTATCTCTTCAAGCTTTGA